A genome region from Altererythrobacter aquiaggeris includes the following:
- a CDS encoding PHA/PHB synthase family protein → MPNQKTLENEAAQSTTALGPMIGLAREDFVGAIALLLRETASDPGRTMKHAQSFGQDMVKIMTGKSELQPDPKDKRFRDPAWQYNPFFRAGAQYYLAIQKGMSNWLEELELDDLERDRANFISNIIIDSLAPTNSLLGNPTAQKRVIDSGGLSLVKGLKNAYDDMVHNKGMVSQVDKRPFKLGENVAISKGSVVLRTEMMELVQYAPTTAKVHEVPQLTIPPQINKMYINDLTPDKSVVKYQLDNGIQTFVISWRNPAKDQGHWDMADYIDSCREAMDAVAAITKSKKVNVSAGCSGGQTAALLASRLAADGESLLGSLTLMVCVLHPKQNDIEAGSLVSENGMQLARQRAAKKGVIEGDSLARGFAWLRPNDLIWNYVINNYLLGEDPPAFDVLFWNADATNLSASLMGDFLTLFETLAFTKQGEVEMAGHKIDLSKVKSDLFVLGGVTDHITPWKATYRSTRLFGSKHVTYVLSQAGHMQAILNPPGNPKAKYFIKKGGGSLPETADEWLQTTEEIPGSWWPYWMQWVQDRSGKLKTSPAKLGNTKFKPLDPAPGLYVLEER, encoded by the coding sequence ATGCCAAACCAGAAGACGCTGGAAAACGAGGCCGCACAATCAACCACTGCCCTTGGGCCGATGATCGGGCTCGCCAGAGAGGATTTTGTCGGGGCAATCGCGTTGTTATTGCGCGAGACTGCATCTGATCCCGGGCGCACGATGAAGCACGCCCAAAGCTTCGGCCAGGACATGGTCAAGATAATGACCGGAAAGTCGGAACTCCAACCGGACCCGAAAGATAAGCGGTTCCGCGATCCGGCTTGGCAATATAACCCGTTTTTCCGTGCCGGTGCGCAATATTATCTGGCTATCCAGAAGGGCATGAGCAATTGGCTCGAGGAGTTGGAGCTGGACGACCTCGAGCGTGATCGCGCCAACTTTATTTCCAACATCATCATCGATAGTCTGGCGCCGACGAACTCGCTGCTAGGCAATCCCACGGCCCAGAAGCGGGTTATAGACAGCGGGGGGCTGAGCCTCGTCAAAGGTTTGAAAAACGCCTATGACGATATGGTCCATAACAAGGGCATGGTCAGTCAGGTCGACAAGCGCCCCTTCAAACTGGGCGAAAACGTTGCGATTTCGAAGGGTTCTGTCGTACTCAGAACAGAGATGATGGAACTGGTGCAATACGCACCCACGACAGCCAAGGTGCACGAAGTGCCGCAGCTGACGATTCCGCCCCAGATCAACAAAATGTATATCAATGATCTGACGCCGGATAAATCGGTCGTTAAATACCAGCTTGATAACGGCATTCAGACTTTTGTCATCAGTTGGCGAAATCCCGCGAAGGATCAAGGCCATTGGGATATGGCGGATTACATCGATTCATGCCGCGAAGCGATGGATGCCGTTGCCGCCATCACGAAGTCAAAAAAGGTCAATGTATCGGCAGGCTGCTCAGGTGGTCAGACAGCCGCTTTGCTGGCCAGCAGACTGGCAGCCGATGGAGAAAGTCTGCTCGGCTCGCTCACTTTGATGGTGTGTGTATTACATCCCAAGCAAAACGATATCGAGGCAGGTTCTCTGGTCAGCGAAAACGGAATGCAGTTGGCCCGCCAGCGCGCAGCGAAGAAGGGCGTGATAGAAGGAGATTCTCTAGCTCGCGGTTTCGCGTGGTTGCGACCGAACGATCTGATCTGGAATTATGTGATCAATAATTATCTGCTTGGCGAGGATCCACCCGCGTTCGATGTGCTGTTCTGGAATGCCGATGCGACAAATCTTTCGGCCAGCCTGATGGGCGATTTCCTAACTTTGTTCGAAACACTGGCCTTTACCAAGCAAGGCGAAGTCGAGATGGCAGGCCATAAAATCGACCTGTCCAAGGTCAAAAGCGACCTGTTCGTTCTCGGCGGGGTCACTGATCACATTACCCCCTGGAAGGCGACATATCGTTCGACCAGGCTGTTCGGTTCGAAACATGTAACATATGTACTTAGCCAGGCTGGTCACATGCAGGCGATCCTCAACCCACCGGGCAATCCGAAAGCCAAGTATTTCATCAAGAAAGGCGGCGGCTCGCTGCCGGAAACAGCCGATGAATGGCTGCAGACCACCGAAGAAATTCCTGGCAGTTGGTGGCCATATTGGATGCAGTGGGTGCAGGACCGTTCTGGCAAACTGAAAACTTCTCCGGCCAAGCTGGGTAACACGAAGTTCAAACCGCTTGACCCGGCACCCGGACTGTATGTTCTCGAAGAACGCTGA
- a CDS encoding EAL domain-containing protein, which produces MAQSSMMVAAHRYIAENGLAASSEGAATETLVAGSAIDNYVSSPAEVPIMRSKVAEDRRSVQMATVKKHQSFIPRTWAWMAVVLGASYALAMIVSFTLMPLPVLLCAIGAVALASAGHRLGVWERQLPRSKALVAAAIILTIVAPLALTGTGFAIWLFSGAFDWRWGVSGLISINAFSSTFLSRRVPLLFVSIMAVWTPIALFDGSFEAIIALGMSSVVMLVVARHQTTLDKEFERRQEVLDRRRNRYRDLLNEYEQAGLGWFWETDRRGHLTYVSSRIARLLCSTPEKLVGTAFLSLFALGNDGDESERTLTFHISARSSFQELPVRAAIETEERWWSVSGRPMYDSFQNFVGFRGSGSDLTEKRRSQEQASRLAHFDSLTGLANRMQMGQTLEKILQSPRVSQRECTVMLLDLDRFKQVNDTLGHPVGDKLLKQVAQRLERCVGKSGQVGRLGGDEFQIVLAGRQTNVTLSNMANDIIKGLSQPYSINGQRIVIGASIGIARSPSNGLTTEAIIRNADLALYAAKDGGRGRYHFYSENLHTAAEERGQLESDLRDAITNGSLKLFYQPVIQAANEQISGFEALLRWHHPVHGWLSPVKFVPVAEDSGLIEAIGEWALRTACHDLAKWPESVRCAVNVSPLQFANPQLPAIVTSALAQAQVHPSRLELEITESVFLNEGEGTDAMFAALKGVGVRLALDDFGTGYSSLGYLKKAPFDKIKIDQSFVRGATQTGSRNGAIIASICSLAQALGMDTTAEGVETLDELDLVRSHGCSHIQGHIYHKALSADDATARLAAGLNAVANGPRSAREHRRTMFRKIILSHGGKPYTGTIRNISTTGALVTGIWEVPAGTEFELMLTDTQKVVATSRWSTDDRVGVEFKNALKQDASGKILDDSDSTESAPAPLRKAG; this is translated from the coding sequence TTGGCGCAGAGCAGCATGATGGTGGCAGCGCATCGTTATATCGCAGAAAATGGGCTGGCTGCGTCAAGCGAAGGCGCGGCAACGGAAACCCTTGTAGCAGGGTCCGCAATCGACAACTACGTTTCGTCCCCGGCGGAAGTTCCAATCATGCGCAGCAAGGTGGCGGAAGACCGCAGATCTGTGCAGATGGCTACGGTTAAAAAGCACCAGTCATTCATCCCGAGAACCTGGGCATGGATGGCTGTCGTTCTGGGGGCTTCATATGCCTTGGCGATGATCGTGTCGTTCACGTTGATGCCCTTGCCGGTGTTGCTGTGCGCGATCGGCGCGGTTGCGCTGGCATCTGCCGGTCACAGGCTGGGCGTGTGGGAAAGGCAGCTGCCCCGCTCCAAGGCGCTGGTCGCTGCCGCAATCATACTCACGATTGTCGCGCCACTTGCGTTAACCGGCACAGGTTTTGCAATCTGGCTTTTTTCCGGCGCATTCGATTGGCGCTGGGGCGTTTCCGGTCTGATCTCGATAAACGCCTTTTCGTCCACATTTCTTAGTCGGCGTGTACCTCTTCTTTTTGTCTCGATCATGGCGGTCTGGACGCCAATAGCTCTCTTCGACGGATCCTTCGAAGCCATCATTGCGCTGGGCATGAGCAGTGTTGTGATGCTGGTCGTTGCAAGACACCAAACGACATTAGACAAGGAATTCGAACGCCGTCAGGAAGTGCTTGACCGGCGGCGCAACCGTTATCGCGATCTATTGAACGAGTATGAACAGGCTGGTCTGGGTTGGTTTTGGGAAACTGACAGACGTGGTCACTTGACTTATGTTTCATCACGGATCGCACGACTGCTTTGCTCAACCCCCGAAAAGCTGGTTGGAACCGCGTTTCTCAGCCTCTTCGCGCTCGGCAATGATGGCGATGAAAGTGAGCGGACGCTGACTTTTCACATATCGGCACGATCATCGTTCCAGGAGCTACCTGTTCGGGCGGCAATCGAGACCGAAGAACGGTGGTGGTCTGTCAGTGGCCGCCCGATGTACGACAGCTTTCAGAATTTCGTCGGGTTCAGGGGGTCCGGATCGGATCTTACCGAAAAACGGCGGAGTCAGGAGCAGGCATCACGTCTGGCCCATTTCGATTCTCTCACCGGTCTGGCGAACAGGATGCAGATGGGGCAGACGCTCGAAAAGATCCTTCAGTCTCCGCGGGTAAGCCAGCGAGAATGCACGGTGATGCTGCTTGATCTCGACCGGTTTAAACAAGTGAACGATACACTCGGACACCCTGTTGGCGACAAATTGCTGAAACAAGTAGCGCAGCGCCTGGAGCGATGCGTTGGGAAGTCCGGCCAAGTCGGCCGTTTGGGAGGGGATGAATTTCAAATTGTCCTGGCTGGCCGCCAGACAAACGTCACCTTATCAAACATGGCCAATGATATCATCAAAGGCCTTTCACAGCCTTATTCGATCAACGGACAGAGAATTGTCATAGGCGCTTCCATCGGCATCGCCCGCTCGCCGTCCAACGGACTTACCACAGAAGCCATAATCAGGAACGCTGATCTGGCGCTTTATGCTGCGAAAGATGGTGGGCGCGGTCGCTACCATTTCTACTCGGAGAACCTACACACCGCGGCTGAGGAACGTGGTCAGTTGGAAAGCGATTTACGTGATGCCATCACCAACGGCAGCCTGAAGCTATTCTACCAGCCAGTAATCCAGGCGGCGAATGAACAGATTTCCGGTTTTGAAGCGCTTTTGCGCTGGCATCATCCGGTTCACGGATGGTTGTCGCCGGTAAAATTCGTTCCCGTTGCCGAAGACAGCGGGCTGATAGAAGCGATTGGCGAGTGGGCTCTAAGGACTGCCTGCCACGACTTGGCGAAATGGCCCGAATCGGTTCGCTGCGCTGTCAATGTATCGCCCCTGCAATTTGCCAATCCACAACTGCCGGCGATTGTTACCAGCGCCTTGGCGCAGGCGCAGGTTCATCCCTCGCGCTTGGAATTGGAAATAACCGAAAGTGTTTTCCTGAACGAAGGGGAAGGTACGGACGCGATGTTCGCCGCGCTCAAAGGTGTCGGTGTTCGCCTTGCGCTGGATGATTTTGGCACTGGCTACTCATCGCTCGGATATTTGAAAAAGGCACCGTTCGACAAAATCAAGATTGACCAGAGCTTTGTGCGCGGGGCGACGCAAACCGGTAGTCGGAATGGCGCGATAATAGCTTCGATCTGTAGTTTGGCGCAGGCGTTGGGAATGGATACGACCGCAGAGGGTGTCGAAACACTCGACGAGCTTGATCTGGTTCGTTCGCACGGATGTAGCCATATCCAAGGACACATTTATCATAAAGCTCTCAGCGCCGATGATGCGACTGCGAGGCTCGCGGCAGGATTGAATGCTGTGGCGAACGGGCCGCGATCTGCCCGCGAGCATCGCCGTACGATGTTCCGAAAGATCATTTTGAGCCACGGCGGAAAACCATACACCGGAACAATCCGAAACATTTCAACGACCGGTGCGCTGGTCACGGGTATATGGGAGGTGCCAGCCGGTACAGAATTCGAATTAATGCTGACAGATACGCAAAAAGTGGTCGCAACTAGCAGGTGGTCCACTGACGACCGGGTGGGTGTAGAATTTAAAAACGCGCTAAAGCAGGATGCCAGCGGGAAAATCCTCGATGATAGCGATAGCACCGAAAGCGCACCTGCCCCCTTGCGAAAAGCGGGTTAA
- the lepA gene encoding translation elongation factor 4, whose amino-acid sequence MTEFQNIRNFSIIAHIDHGKSTLADRLIQHTGGLTAREMSEQVLDNMDIEKERGITIKAQTVRLNYTARDGETYQLNLMDTPGHVDFAYEVSRSLAACEGALLVVDAAQGVEAQTLANVYQSIEHDHEIVPVINKIDLPAAEPEMVRKEIEDIIGIDASEAVLTSAKSGIGIEDVLEAVVTKIPPPKGDRDAPLKAMLVDSWYDPYLGVVILVRVLDGVIRKGQQIKFMAGGTQHLIDRVGCMRPKIEQLPELAAGEIGFITAQIKEVEQAKVGDTITTVKGGATEALPGFKEVQPVVFCGLFPVDAADFDKLRESIGKLRLNDASFSFETESSAALGFGFRAGFLGLLHLEIIQERLTREYDLDLITTAPSVVYRIQLNKSRTDDAREMMLHNPADYPDPSRIDTIEEPWIKAVIYTPDEYLGSILKLCQDRRGIQKDLTYVGGRAQVTYELPLNEVVFDFYDRLKSISRGYASFDYEQIGLREGDLVKMGILVNGDPVDALSMIVHRDVAEARGRGMCERLKDLIPRHLFKVPIQAAIGGKVIARETIAAMRKDVTAKCYGGDISRKKKLLDKQKKGKAKMREYGNVSIPQEAFIAALRMGEE is encoded by the coding sequence ATGACCGAATTTCAAAATATCCGCAATTTTTCGATTATCGCTCATATTGATCACGGCAAATCCACGCTTGCTGACCGGTTGATCCAGCATACTGGCGGCCTAACCGCGCGCGAGATGTCGGAGCAAGTCCTTGATAACATGGATATCGAGAAGGAGCGCGGCATCACCATCAAGGCCCAGACCGTGCGCCTCAATTATACGGCCAGGGACGGCGAGACGTATCAGCTCAACCTGATGGATACGCCCGGCCATGTCGATTTCGCTTATGAGGTTTCCCGCTCGCTCGCCGCTTGCGAAGGCGCGCTGCTGGTGGTCGATGCGGCGCAAGGGGTCGAGGCGCAAACGCTCGCCAATGTGTACCAGTCCATCGAACATGATCACGAAATCGTCCCCGTCATCAATAAAATCGATCTGCCCGCGGCCGAGCCTGAAATGGTCCGCAAGGAAATCGAGGATATCATCGGGATCGACGCGTCCGAGGCTGTGCTCACCAGCGCCAAATCGGGCATCGGGATCGAAGACGTCCTCGAAGCCGTGGTCACCAAAATCCCCCCTCCCAAGGGCGACCGCGACGCGCCGCTGAAGGCCATGCTGGTTGACAGTTGGTATGATCCCTACCTCGGCGTGGTCATCCTCGTCCGCGTGCTCGACGGGGTGATCAGGAAGGGCCAGCAGATCAAATTCATGGCCGGCGGCACCCAGCATCTGATCGACCGGGTGGGCTGTATGCGCCCCAAGATCGAACAATTGCCCGAACTCGCGGCGGGCGAAATCGGTTTCATCACCGCGCAGATCAAGGAAGTGGAACAGGCCAAGGTCGGCGACACCATCACTACGGTAAAGGGCGGCGCGACAGAGGCGCTTCCCGGCTTCAAGGAAGTCCAGCCGGTGGTTTTCTGCGGGCTGTTTCCCGTCGACGCAGCCGATTTCGACAAATTACGCGAAAGCATCGGCAAGTTGCGGCTGAATGACGCCAGCTTCAGTTTCGAGACCGAAAGCAGCGCCGCGCTGGGCTTCGGTTTTCGCGCGGGCTTCCTGGGTCTGCTGCATCTGGAGATTATCCAGGAACGGCTGACGCGCGAATATGATCTCGATCTGATTACCACCGCGCCATCGGTGGTTTACCGGATCCAGCTGAACAAAAGCCGGACCGACGATGCGCGCGAGATGATGCTGCACAACCCCGCCGATTATCCCGATCCCAGCCGGATCGACACGATCGAGGAACCGTGGATCAAGGCGGTGATTTACACCCCCGACGAATATCTCGGCAGCATTCTGAAATTGTGCCAGGATCGCCGCGGCATCCAGAAAGACCTGACTTACGTGGGCGGCCGCGCGCAAGTGACGTATGAACTGCCGCTCAACGAAGTGGTGTTCGATTTCTACGACCGGCTAAAAAGCATCAGCCGCGGCTATGCCAGCTTCGATTACGAACAGATCGGCCTGCGCGAAGGCGATCTGGTGAAAATGGGCATTCTGGTCAACGGCGATCCGGTCGATGCGCTCAGCATGATCGTCCACCGCGATGTGGCCGAGGCCCGCGGGCGAGGGATGTGCGAACGGCTGAAAGACCTGATCCCGCGGCATCTGTTCAAGGTGCCGATCCAGGCAGCCATCGGCGGCAAGGTGATTGCGCGCGAAACCATCGCAGCGATGCGAAAAGACGTGACCGCCAAATGCTACGGCGGCGATATTTCGCGCAAGAAAAAGCTGCTCGACAAGCAGAAGAAGGGCAAGGCCAAGATGCGCGAATATGGCAATGTGTCGATTCCGCAGGAGGCGTTTATCGCTGCGCTGCGGATGGGGGAGGAGTAG